In the Dolichospermum flos-aquae CCAP 1403/13F genome, TGCTTCCAAAGCACAAACAATGGCTTTACAAATATCTAAAGCGTGAACTAATGGCCGCCACGGTGTACCGTCACTGGTCATTTTAATTTCTTTGGTAGTCCAAGCCAAGCCAGCCAAGTTGTTTAAAACAATATCAAATCGCATTCTGGGAGAAGCACCAAAAGCAGTAGCATTCCGCATGAAAGTAGGAGAGAAATCATCATCAGCTAATGGTTGAACATCTCTTTCTACTAATGTTTTACATTCGGCGTAAGCTGTTTGTGGATTAACTGGTGATGATTCTGTAATATCACCTTCACTAGCCACACCGTACACACTACAGGAGGACATATAAACAAAACGGCGGACACCTACTAATTTTGCCAAATTAGCTAGACGAACTGAACCTAAATGATTAATATCATAAGTAATGGTAGGAGATAATTGTCCAGTAGGATCATTAGATAATTCCGCCATGTGAACAATAGCTTCTACACCTTCTAAATCTTCGGGATTGATATCACGAATATCTTTATTGAGAGTTTTAGCTGTTAAGTGAGTGCCATTATATAGCCAACCAACCTTATAAAAACCAGTATCAACACCAATTACTTCATGTCCTCTTTGCATTAATAAAGAAGGCAATAAAGAACCAAGATAACCTTCTGTTCCAGTTACTAAAATCTTCATGATTGTTAAAATTTTTGATGTGTAAAATTAAGTTGTTTTTGAAGAGTTCGCAAATAAAATTCTCTTGTAGGGTGCGTCAGACTTGATTTGTTAGTAAAGTTAACAGATTTTTAGTATCTGACGCACCCTACTAACTTACTAAACTGTGCAAATGAGTAGGTTCTGGTATTTGCTTAACTATAGCTTTACCAATTTCCAAAGAAGAAGTTGCAGCGGGTGAAGGTGCATTGCAAACATGAATAGAGTTCTCACCTGCAATGATTAAAAAGTCATCAACAAGCGCACCATTATTCATTAATGCTTGAGCGCGAACTCCTGCATGGGTAGGAATTACATCTTCTGCTTGGACTTCGGGAATTAGTTTTTGCAGACTTCTGACAAAGGCTGCTTTACTAAAGGAACGAATGATTTCTTGAATCCCTTCGTCAGCGTGTTTTGCTGCTAATTTCCAAAAGCCGGGATAGGTGATCACTTCGGCAAAATCTCTAAAATCAAAGTCGGTTTTTTTGTAACCTTCACGTTTGAGACTGAGAACTGCATTTGGTCCGGCGTGGACACTGTTATCAATCATCCGGGTGAAATGCACACCGAGAAAGGGGAAATCTGGGTTAGGAACTGGATAAATGAGAGTTTTGACCAGATAGCGTTTTGCGGGGGTAAGTTCGTAATATTCGCCGCGAAAGGGAACGATCTTAGCTTCAGGATTAGCTTTACCTAATTTTGCAATGCGATCGCTATGTAATCCGGCACAATTGATCACAAATCGAGTTTCAAAACTGCCCTTGTTAGTTTCTAATACCTGATTTTTGCCACTGCGGGTAATTTTCACAACTTGGGTATTGAGACGTAAATCTCCCCCTTGATTGCGAATTAATTCCGCGTATTTTAAACAAACTTGTTTGTAATTAACAATTCCTGTACTAAATACCCGAATTCCACCTACACAACTAACATGAGGTTCAACTTCTTTGACTTCTTGAGGACTAATTCTTTTAACAGGAATACCGTTTTCTAAACCGCGGGTGTAGAGATTTTCTAAGCGGGGTAATTCTTGTTCATTAGTGGCAACAATTACCTTGCCACAAACATCATGATCAATATCATACTTTTGGCAAAATTCTACCATGGAACGGCTGCCATCCCGGGAGAATTTCGCCTTAAAACTTCCTGGTTTATAGTAAATCCCCGAATGAATTACACCGCTATTATTACCAGTTTGATGAAATGCCCATTCACTCTCTTTTTCTAAGACTAGTATTTTGGCATTTGCATAACGTTCTCCTAAAGCCATGGCTGTGGAAAGTCCAACTATTCCCCCACCAATAATCGCAAAATCATACATTAGTAATTTTTCCTAAATCCAAAATTTCTATTCCCAAACTTGCCAAGGAGCTTTACCACTTTTCCAAAGGTCTTCAAGATAGTTTTTATCTCTTAATGTGTCCATGGGTTGCCAAAAACCATCATGTTTGTAAGCCGATAACTGTTCTAAATTAGCTAACTTTTCTAATGGTTCTTTCTCCCACACAGTTGAAGTATCAGCAATAAAATCAATTACTTGTGGTTCTAGAACAAAATAGCCCCCATTAATCCAAGCACCATCACCTTCAGGTTTTTCTTGAAAACTGGTAATTTTAGTTTGTTCTTGTCCTAAAGAAATTGCGCCAAATCTTCCTGCTGGTTGCACTGCGCTAAGTGTTGCTAATGTCTTTTGTTCTTGATGGAATTTAATTAATTCTGTAATATTGATATTACTGACACCATCACCATAGGTAAAGCAAAAGGTTTCATTCCCAATATGTTCACGAACTTGCTTTAACCG is a window encoding:
- a CDS encoding NAD-dependent epimerase/dehydratase family protein; this encodes MKILVTGTEGYLGSLLPSLLMQRGHEVIGVDTGFYKVGWLYNGTHLTAKTLNKDIRDINPEDLEGVEAIVHMAELSNDPTGQLSPTITYDINHLGSVRLANLAKLVGVRRFVYMSSCSVYGVASEGDITESSPVNPQTAYAECKTLVERDVQPLADDDFSPTFMRNATAFGASPRMRFDIVLNNLAGLAWTTKEIKMTSDGTPWRPLVHALDICKAIVCALEAPRDIIHNQIFNVGDTANNYRVKEIAEIVADVFPGCQLSFGTNGSDNRSYRVSFEKINTILPGFKCDWNAQLGASQLFNLFKQIDMNEDTFLSRGFTRLKQLEYLIRTEQIDKDFFWNKQENY
- the lhgO gene encoding L-2-hydroxyglutarate oxidase, whose amino-acid sequence is MYDFAIIGGGIVGLSTAMALGERYANAKILVLEKESEWAFHQTGNNSGVIHSGIYYKPGSFKAKFSRDGSRSMVEFCQKYDIDHDVCGKVIVATNEQELPRLENLYTRGLENGIPVKRISPQEVKEVEPHVSCVGGIRVFSTGIVNYKQVCLKYAELIRNQGGDLRLNTQVVKITRSGKNQVLETNKGSFETRFVINCAGLHSDRIAKLGKANPEAKIVPFRGEYYELTPAKRYLVKTLIYPVPNPDFPFLGVHFTRMIDNSVHAGPNAVLSLKREGYKKTDFDFRDFAEVITYPGFWKLAAKHADEGIQEIIRSFSKAAFVRSLQKLIPEVQAEDVIPTHAGVRAQALMNNGALVDDFLIIAGENSIHVCNAPSPAATSSLEIGKAIVKQIPEPTHLHSLVS
- the rfbF gene encoding glucose-1-phosphate cytidylyltransferase; this translates as MKAVILAGGLGTRLSEETSIRPKPMVEVGGKPILWHIMKTYSAHGIHDFIICCGYKGYVIKEYFANYFLHMSDVTFDMRFNQMNVHSGYAEPWRVTLVNTGDNTMTGGRLKQVREHIGNETFCFTYGDGVSNINITELIKFHQEQKTLATLSAVQPAGRFGAISLGQEQTKITSFQEKPEGDGAWINGGYFVLEPQVIDFIADTSTVWEKEPLEKLANLEQLSAYKHDGFWQPMDTLRDKNYLEDLWKSGKAPWQVWE